Proteins encoded in a region of the Cetobacterium ceti genome:
- the earP gene encoding elongation factor P maturation arginine rhamnosyltransferase EarP, which yields MKIQSLDIFCDIIDNFGDIGVVYRIAKELKKKYLDEIKIRVFLNRLDEFMAINKRCQDLEIQEIDGITYIKESYLVKNICTIETANVIIEAFGCNIFEGYLTKAKKESSLLINLEYLSAEDWIEDFHLQESFLGAPKLKKYFFMPGFTEKTGGVIVDSLFLERKEKVLKNKEKYLEKYLNEIDYSNKMIGTIFSYEKNYMNLLEQLKDYKKEILLLLMGEKTQNSFKEIFKEISVENFGKTYKYGKITMHFMEFLNQEEYEEVINVVDFNFVRGEDSFIRALLTGKPFLWHAYLQDELGHMDKVEGFIDKENKILCEKYKDVLHKHSKLLRDYNFRRENSLERSGEDYLDFFENIDSLNNISSDYSEFLIKKCNLINKLYNFIESFKED from the coding sequence ATGAAAATACAAAGTTTAGATATATTTTGTGATATAATCGATAATTTTGGAGATATTGGTGTCGTATATAGAATAGCTAAGGAATTAAAGAAAAAATATCTAGATGAGATAAAAATAAGAGTTTTTTTAAATAGATTAGATGAATTTATGGCAATAAATAAGAGATGTCAAGATTTAGAAATTCAAGAAATAGATGGAATTACATATATAAAAGAAAGCTATTTGGTTAAAAATATATGTACAATTGAAACTGCAAATGTTATAATAGAAGCATTTGGGTGTAATATCTTTGAAGGGTATTTAACAAAAGCTAAAAAGGAATCATCTTTACTGATAAATCTAGAATATTTATCAGCGGAAGATTGGATAGAGGATTTTCATTTGCAAGAATCTTTTTTAGGAGCTCCTAAATTAAAAAAATACTTTTTTATGCCTGGATTTACAGAAAAAACAGGTGGAGTAATTGTAGATTCTCTATTTTTAGAAAGAAAAGAGAAAGTTTTAAAAAATAAAGAGAAATATCTAGAAAAATATTTAAATGAAATAGACTATTCAAATAAAATGATTGGAACAATTTTTTCCTATGAAAAAAATTATATGAATTTACTAGAACAATTAAAGGATTATAAGAAAGAAATACTACTATTATTAATGGGAGAAAAAACTCAAAATAGTTTTAAAGAAATATTTAAAGAAATTTCTGTAGAAAACTTTGGAAAAACATATAAATATGGTAAAATAACTATGCATTTTATGGAGTTCTTAAATCAAGAAGAATATGAAGAGGTAATAAATGTTGTAGATTTTAATTTTGTTAGGGGAGAGGACTCATTTATAAGAGCTCTTTTAACAGGAAAACCATTTTTATGGCATGCCTATTTACAAGATGAATTAGGTCATATGGATAAGGTTGAGGGTTTCATAGATAAAGAAAATAAAATTTTATGTGAAAAATATAAAGATGTTTTACATAAACATAGCAAGCTTTTAAGGGACTATAACTTTAGAAGAGAAAATTCTCTTGAAAGATCTGGAGAGGATTATTTAGATTTTTTTGAAAATATAGATAGTTTAAATAATATATCTTCAGATTATTCAGAATTTCTTATAAAAAAGTGTAACCTTATAAATAAATTATATAATTTTATTGAAAGTTTTAAGGAGGATTAA
- the efp gene encoding elongation factor P gives MKVAQELRAGSTIKIGNDPFVVLKAEYNKSGRNSAVMKFKMKNLLSGNTTDAVYKADEKMDDIRLDKVKAVFSYHDGSFYVFSNPETWDQIELKEEDLGDALNYLEEEMELDIIYYESTPVAVELPTFVEREVIYTEPGLRGDTTGKVLKPAKINTGFELQVPLFVEQGEWIKIDTRTNEYVERIKK, from the coding sequence ATGAAAGTAGCTCAAGAATTAAGAGCAGGAAGCACAATTAAGATTGGAAACGATCCATTTGTTGTTTTAAAAGCTGAATACAATAAATCAGGAAGAAACTCTGCAGTTATGAAGTTCAAAATGAAGAACTTATTATCTGGAAACACTACAGATGCTGTTTATAAAGCAGACGAGAAAATGGACGATATCAGATTAGATAAAGTTAAAGCAGTTTTCTCTTACCACGATGGAAGTTTCTATGTATTCTCTAACCCAGAAACTTGGGATCAAATCGAACTTAAAGAGGAAGATTTAGGAGACGCTTTAAACTACTTAGAAGAAGAAATGGAATTAGACATCATATATTATGAGTCAACTCCAGTTGCAGTTGAATTACCAACTTTCGTTGAGAGAGAAGTTATTTATACTGAGCCAGGATTAAGAGGAGATACTACTGGTAAAGTATTAAAGCCAGCTAAAATAAACACTGGATTTGAATTACAAGTTCCATTATTCGTAGAGCAAGGAGAATGGATTAAAATAGATACTAGAACTAACGAATACGTAGAAAGAATTAAAAAGTAA
- a CDS encoding SRPBCC family protein yields MGKNPSYMESIVILAPRELVFGIIEDDDFQKEWMEGYKEIKVLLKTEDLIGTEFEEIININNKEHCFQGRLLKYEKNHILKFSLKEKEIDLKVEYDIEQLERNKSVLIIKGWIETSLFTRFFLKYILKERLEKQLSKIKELSENEFKKHKGEIQKK; encoded by the coding sequence ATGGGTAAAAATCCAAGTTATATGGAAAGTATAGTTATATTAGCACCAAGAGAACTTGTTTTTGGAATAATTGAAGATGATGATTTTCAAAAAGAATGGATGGAAGGATATAAGGAAATAAAAGTATTATTAAAAACAGAAGACTTAATAGGAACTGAATTTGAGGAAATTATAAATATTAATAATAAGGAACACTGTTTTCAAGGAAGATTATTAAAATATGAAAAAAATCATATTTTAAAATTTTCTTTAAAAGAGAAAGAGATAGATTTAAAAGTAGAATATGATATAGAACAGCTAGAAAGAAATAAAAGTGTACTTATAATAAAAGGGTGGATAGAAACCTCTCTTTTTACAAGATTTTTTTTAAAGTATATATTAAAAGAGAGGTTAGAGAAACAACTTTCTAAAATTAAAGAACTTAGTGAGAATGAATTTAAAAAGCATAAGGGAGAAATTCAGAAAAAATAG
- a CDS encoding 2-hydroxycarboxylate transporter family protein, whose amino-acid sequence MIKNSFIYFIIIYIVISLTIYLNILPKGIFGVIPILMLLGYTFEFLGNSFSFIKTFLGGGPVITIFFSALMVHYHILPQYVIDEIQYVIKDYGLLDIYIAALISGSILGMDSSLLKKTYFKYLLIILGAILFSILFTIVGAYLLNFNIFHAIFYITLPILSGGIGSGAIPLSKIFSTVITEHPINTLLLITPAIVLGNFFSIIFSGFLRRFSKKYSFFSGHGKIYKKQNFPILPPPNINHINYKDFGIGLTISIIVFFVGLVFSQFIPLHSYVFMILTILLIKTFNIFPKHYEICANSWYHFVMKNFTTATLAGLGMTYVNISSILNILSFKYLSLIFISVFGALIGASLFSYFCNFYILEGTITGGLCMSNFADVAVLNSANLIELMPYAQISTRIGGSFIIIIASIFSEFLPYAF is encoded by the coding sequence TTGATTAAAAATTCATTTATATATTTTATTATAATATATATAGTTATATCTTTAACTATTTATCTTAATATTCTCCCCAAAGGTATTTTTGGAGTAATCCCCATTCTAATGCTTTTAGGATATACTTTTGAATTTTTAGGAAATTCTTTTTCTTTTATAAAAACATTTTTAGGAGGAGGTCCTGTAATAACAATTTTTTTCTCAGCACTTATGGTTCATTATCATATTTTACCTCAATATGTTATAGATGAAATTCAATATGTAATTAAAGATTATGGTCTTTTAGATATTTATATTGCCGCTTTGATTTCGGGAAGCATTTTAGGAATGGACTCCTCTCTTTTGAAAAAAACATATTTTAAATATCTACTTATAATTTTAGGAGCTATCTTATTCTCTATATTATTTACAATTGTAGGAGCATATTTATTAAACTTTAATATATTTCATGCTATTTTCTATATTACTTTACCTATTTTAAGCGGCGGTATTGGTTCTGGAGCTATTCCACTTTCAAAAATTTTTTCAACAGTTATTACAGAGCATCCTATTAATACTTTGCTTTTAATAACCCCTGCTATAGTTCTTGGAAATTTCTTTTCAATTATATTCAGTGGATTTTTAAGAAGGTTTTCTAAAAAATATTCTTTTTTTAGTGGTCATGGAAAAATTTATAAAAAACAAAACTTTCCAATACTTCCTCCTCCAAATATCAATCATATTAATTATAAAGATTTTGGAATAGGACTTACTATTTCTATTATTGTTTTTTTTGTCGGTCTAGTTTTTTCCCAATTTATTCCTTTACATTCCTATGTATTTATGATTTTGACTATTCTTTTAATTAAAACATTTAATATTTTTCCAAAGCATTATGAAATTTGTGCAAACTCTTGGTATCATTTTGTAATGAAAAATTTTACCACAGCTACATTAGCCGGTCTTGGTATGACTTATGTAAATATTAGCTCTATTTTAAATATTTTATCTTTCAAATATTTGTCTCTTATTTTTATAAGTGTTTTTGGTGCTCTTATTGGAGCTAGTTTATTTTCATACTTTTGTAATTTTTATATTTTAGAAGGCACTATCACTGGGGGCCTTTGCATGTCTAACTTTGCAGATGTTGCCGTTTTAAATTCTGCTAACCTCATAGAACTTATGCCCTATGCTCAAATTTCTACTAGAATCGGTGGAAGTTTTATTATTATTATTGCTTCTATTTTTTCTGAATTTCTCCCTTATGCTTTTTAA
- a CDS encoding pseudouridine-5'-phosphate glycosidase — MNLKNYLEVSPEIELALKENKPVVALESTIISHGMPYPQNVETALKVEEIIRENGAIPATMAILNGKLKVGLSKEEIDYLGKKGLKVIKASRRDIPVILAKKEDGATTVASTMILANLAGIKIFATGGIGGVHRGAETTMDISADLEELAMTDVAVVCAGAKSILDLGLTLEYLETKGVPVLGYKTKELPAFYTRESGFNLDAKIDSPEEFAEILKAKWSVGLKGGVVIANPIPEKFAMDYNTIHNAIEEALKEAKENHIKGKESTPFLLAKVKEITKGKSLESNIELVFNNAKLAAEIAKNFVK; from the coding sequence ATGAATTTAAAAAATTATTTAGAAGTTTCACCTGAAATAGAATTAGCACTTAAGGAAAATAAACCTGTAGTTGCTTTAGAGTCGACTATTATTTCTCACGGAATGCCATACCCACAAAATGTAGAAACTGCACTTAAAGTAGAGGAAATTATTAGAGAAAATGGAGCTATTCCTGCTACTATGGCTATTTTAAATGGAAAATTAAAAGTTGGTTTAAGTAAAGAAGAAATCGATTATTTAGGAAAAAAAGGATTAAAAGTAATAAAAGCTAGTAGAAGAGATATTCCTGTTATTTTAGCTAAAAAAGAAGATGGTGCTACAACTGTTGCTTCTACAATGATTTTAGCTAATCTTGCTGGTATTAAAATATTTGCAACTGGAGGAATCGGAGGAGTACATAGAGGAGCTGAAACTACTATGGATATTTCTGCAGACCTTGAAGAATTGGCAATGACTGATGTGGCAGTAGTTTGTGCAGGAGCTAAATCTATTCTTGATTTAGGTCTTACTCTTGAATATCTTGAAACTAAAGGAGTTCCTGTTTTAGGATATAAAACTAAAGAATTACCTGCTTTTTACACAAGAGAAAGCGGATTTAATTTAGATGCTAAGATAGATTCTCCTGAAGAATTTGCTGAAATTTTAAAAGCAAAATGGTCAGTTGGATTAAAAGGAGGAGTAGTAATTGCAAATCCTATTCCTGAAAAATTCGCAATGGATTATAATACAATTCACAACGCTATTGAAGAAGCTTTAAAAGAAGCTAAAGAAAACCATATTAAAGGAAAAGAATCTACACCATTCCTTTTAGCAAAAGTAAAAGAAATAACTAAAGGTAAAAGTTTAGAATCTAATATTGAATTAGTATTTAACAATGCTAAATTAGCTGCTGAAATAGCTAAAAATTTTGTAAAATAA
- a CDS encoding PfkB family carbohydrate kinase yields MTKREAEILKWIEENPLISQNELADKANITRSSVAVHISNLIKKGKIIGKGYILKPQKNIIVIGGANVDIAGIPKGILKEEDSNPGNIKYSLGGVGRNIAENLARLSQNVELITVLGNDPNGENIKNNCRDLNINLHNSLILPHANTSTYLFILDENKDMKVAISAMDIFNNLTVDFIKNKMDFINKASICILDTNPPQETIEYIANNCSIPLFVDCVSTNKAIKIKSILNKIHTLKPNKIEAEFLSGIKITDDDSLEKVSEYFINKGIKQIFISLGKDGVYYSNGSLKGKLNPYTTKVINSTGAGDAFMAGIAYGFINEENIIDSCKFGLKASAITLTSENTINENINLDILTNFKEDTK; encoded by the coding sequence ATGACTAAAAGAGAAGCTGAGATTTTAAAGTGGATTGAGGAAAACCCTTTAATATCTCAAAATGAATTAGCAGACAAAGCAAATATCACCCGTTCCTCTGTTGCTGTACATATTTCTAATTTAATAAAAAAAGGAAAAATTATTGGAAAGGGATATATTTTAAAGCCTCAAAAAAATATAATTGTTATTGGTGGTGCCAATGTAGATATTGCTGGTATTCCCAAAGGAATTTTAAAAGAAGAAGATTCTAATCCAGGAAATATTAAATACTCCCTAGGTGGCGTTGGAAGAAATATTGCTGAAAATTTAGCTCGGTTAAGCCAAAATGTGGAACTTATAACAGTTTTAGGTAATGATCCCAACGGAGAAAATATCAAAAATAATTGTAGAGACTTAAACATTAATCTTCACAATTCATTAATTTTACCCCATGCAAATACTTCTACATATCTTTTCATATTAGATGAAAATAAAGATATGAAAGTTGCTATCTCTGCAATGGATATTTTTAATAATTTAACTGTGGACTTTATAAAAAATAAAATGGATTTTATTAATAAAGCTAGTATCTGTATTCTAGATACCAATCCTCCACAAGAAACAATAGAATATATTGCTAATAATTGTTCTATTCCTTTATTTGTAGATTGTGTATCAACTAATAAAGCAATTAAAATTAAATCTATTTTAAATAAAATACATACTTTAAAGCCTAATAAAATTGAAGCTGAATTCCTATCTGGAATCAAAATCACAGATGATGACTCTTTAGAAAAAGTCAGTGAATATTTTATAAACAAAGGTATTAAACAAATTTTTATCTCTCTAGGAAAAGATGGCGTTTATTATTCTAATGGTTCTTTAAAGGGAAAATTAAATCCATATACAACTAAAGTTATAAATAGTACCGGAGCTGGAGATGCATTCATGGCAGGTATTGCTTATGGTTTTATCAATGAAGAGAATATTATTGATTCTTGTAAATTTGGTTTAAAAGCTTCTGCAATAACTTTAACTAGTGAAAATACTATTAATGAAAATATAAACCTAGATATTCTTACCAATTTTAAGGAGGACACAAAATGA
- a CDS encoding TrkH family potassium uptake protein codes for MSFNYLKKLSPSRKLIVGFFLAIILGSILLMMPFSLNDGQHISFLTSLFTITSAVCVTGLSVIDVSQVLSTYGQIVLLIFIQLGGLGVMTFSSLIFLMIGKKISYHERELLKEERNAESNGEIISFIKGLVATVFIIESIGAFFLTLEFMKEFPLEKAIYYGIFHSISAFCNAGFALFSNNLENYAHNFGINMTISYLIIIGGIGFSVINSVLMAVRKNVKRFTLTSKVGILISIILTFGGTILFMLLEYNNPGTIGHMGFFDKLLASFFQSVTTRTAGFNTVPMGNLTKGSIFMFCILMFIGACPGSTGGGIKTTTLGVMMFYVAGVVKGRENIEIFNRRIDWEILNRALAILVISIMYISIIIMLMMMVEHFKFEEIVFEVISAFGTVGLSLGITAKLSIFSKILIIITMFIGRLGPLTFALALGENKIKENVKYPKENILVG; via the coding sequence ATGAGTTTTAATTATTTAAAAAAACTATCACCATCTAGAAAACTAATTGTAGGATTTTTCTTAGCAATAATACTAGGGTCAATTTTGCTAATGATGCCATTTTCTTTAAATGATGGGCAACATATCAGTTTTCTAACTTCGTTGTTTACCATTACTTCGGCTGTGTGTGTAACAGGATTATCAGTTATAGATGTCAGTCAAGTATTATCTACATATGGACAAATAGTACTTCTTATATTTATCCAATTAGGTGGACTTGGTGTTATGACTTTTTCATCTTTAATTTTTCTGATGATTGGTAAAAAAATAAGTTATCATGAAAGAGAACTATTGAAAGAGGAAAGAAATGCAGAAAGCAATGGAGAAATTATTAGTTTTATTAAAGGACTAGTAGCTACAGTATTTATAATTGAAAGTATTGGAGCGTTTTTCTTAACATTGGAATTTATGAAAGAATTTCCTTTGGAAAAAGCAATTTATTATGGAATTTTCCATTCTATTTCAGCTTTTTGTAATGCAGGATTTGCACTTTTTTCTAATAATTTAGAAAATTATGCTCATAATTTCGGAATAAATATGACTATATCCTATTTAATAATAATAGGTGGAATTGGATTTTCAGTTATTAATTCTGTTTTAATGGCAGTTAGAAAAAATGTAAAAAGATTTACCTTAACATCGAAAGTAGGAATATTAATTTCTATAATTTTAACTTTTGGTGGGACAATTTTATTCATGTTATTAGAGTACAATAATCCCGGAACAATAGGACATATGGGATTTTTTGATAAATTATTAGCTTCTTTTTTCCAAAGTGTGACAACAAGAACAGCAGGATTTAATACTGTTCCTATGGGGAATTTAACAAAGGGAAGTATATTTATGTTTTGTATTCTTATGTTTATTGGAGCATGTCCCGGATCCACAGGTGGAGGAATAAAAACAACAACTTTAGGTGTTATGATGTTTTATGTAGCGGGAGTTGTTAAGGGAAGAGAAAATATAGAAATTTTTAATAGAAGAATAGACTGGGAAATTTTAAATAGAGCTTTGGCTATTTTAGTAATTTCAATTATGTATATATCTATAATAATTATGCTTATGATGATGGTAGAGCATTTTAAATTTGAAGAGATTGTATTTGAAGTTATTTCAGCCTTTGGTACTGTTGGACTTTCTTTAGGTATAACAGCAAAATTAAGTATTTT